From Bombyx mori chromosome 26, ASM3026992v2, one genomic window encodes:
- the LOC105841784 gene encoding uncharacterized protein LOC105841784, which produces MVYLVKAEKSIMNYTAWLCGGCIVHPKFILTAASCLTDVSYVYAIAGYRKYVKTEDLDNDECTKRFRKRVLSYCIQKDYMIKMPELHWWNWKDLALARVETPYNFHDDSYLKYCSYKPNLIKINYNPEFLTPGTDVVALGWGTTKYYRPEGDYTDYNEEYLRYTSTVLIDASICRVNYEDLPYRMADYTRTMWLCTEKAGNLDVEGKIIRASTPVESCRRTYGNNRACDHIEKSGLRRSFHIGNKTYYEFTRRNGICQNDHGGPLITWIGGQPHVIGVATTFLVNEKMECVGPFVFTSTYCNSQFLHCSLTADQGTRRSGSCNGTTEITDNEFQWKNKSQKKD; this is translated from the exons ATG GTATATCTCGTGAAAGCtgagaaatcaataatgaaCTACACGGCGTGGTTGTGTGGAGGATGCATAGTCCATCCGAAGTTCATACTGACGGCGGCGTCGTGCCTCACAGACGTAAGCTATGTATACGCCATAGCCGGATACAGGAAATACGTAAAAACCGAAGATCTCGATAACGATGAATGCACTAAGCGATTTAGGAAAAGGGTTTTATCTTACTGCATTCAAAAAG ATTATATGATAAAAATGCCTGAATTGCATTGGTGGAATTGGAAAGACTTAGCTCTAGCGAGAGTCGAGACTCCCTATAACTTCCACGATGACTCGTATCTCAAGTACTGCTCGTATAAGCCAAACTTGATAAAGATTAATTATAATCCAGAATTCTTGACGCCGGGAACTGATGTTGTGGCTCTGGGTTGGGGTACCACTAAATATTATAGACCg gAAGGCGATTATACCGATTACAATGAAGAATACCTGAGGTACACATCTACTGTTCTCATTGATGCTAGCATTTGTCGTGTCAATTATGAAGATCTGCCATACAGAATGGCGGATTATACAAGAACCATGTGGCTGTGCACGGAGAAAGCGGGTAACCTAGACGTCGAAGGAAAAATCATTAGAGCTTCGACGCCCGTAGAGAGCTGTAGAAGAACTTATGGAAATAATAGAGCG TGCGATCATATAGAAAAAAGTGGGTTACGACGTTCGTTTCATATCGGAAACAAAACCTATTACGAGTTCACGAGAAGAAACGGCATATGTCAG AATGATCACGGAGGGCCCCTCATTACATGGATAGGCGGACAGCCCCACGTCATCGGTGTCGCCACCACGTTCTTGGTAAACGAGAAAATGGAATGTGTCGGTCCGTTTGTTTTCACCAGTACTTACTGTAACTCCCAGTTTCTGCACTGTAGCCTGACTGCGGACCAAGG TACTCGGCGATCAGGCTCCTGTAACGGCACTACGGAAATTACTGACAACGAATTTCAATGGAAAAATAAGAgtcaaaaaaaagattaa